TTCATTCTCGACAAGCATGCCTTCGGGCGCAGGGGTTTCAGGGCCTGCTGCGCTTTCAGCGCCGGTTGAAACGGACTGATCTGGTGAAAACACAGTGCCTGTTCCGCTCGATCCTGGAGCGCACCGGCTCCGCATTGATTGCGGCACACGAAGCCGACTGCCCCTATATCAAAGGGCTTGTCGAAGGCCAAAGGGCTGGGGATGGAGCAAGGGAGTGGCCTCAAGGGGAAAGGCCCTACCCGAAAAGGCCAAAAGGCTCCTCCGGCCAGCCCATCACCAGGATGTCGCCATGCTTTCGCTGTTCCAGCGCAAACGGGTGCCGCTGGCCACCGCCGCCGCGCCACCTCCTGCCGAGCCTGCCAAAGGGCTGACGCCACCGCAGTCGGCCGCAGCGCTGCTGGCGGAGCCGCGCCGGCAGCGGCTGCTGGAACACATCTGGCAGCGCACCTCGCTGTCGCGTCGGCAGTTCCGCTCGCTGTACCTCGCGCCGCTGGAGCGCTACGCCGAGCTGGTCCAGCAGTTCCCGGCCTCGGAGGCGTATCACCATGCATGGCCGGGCGGCATGCTGGACCACGGCCTGGAGATCGTGGCCTACGCGCTCAAACTGAGGCAGTCCCACTTGCTTCCGGCCGGCGCCTCGCCCGAGGCCCAGGCCGCGCAAGCCGAGGCCTGGACCGCCGGGACCGCCTACGCCGCGTTGCTGCACGACATTGGCAAGATCGCGGTCGACCTGCACGTCGAGCAGGCCGATGGCCTGGTCTGGCACCCCTGGCACGGGCCGCTGCGGCAGCCGTACCGCTTTCGTTACCGGACGGATCGCGAGTACCGGCTGCATGGCGCCGCCACGGGACTGCTCTACACCCGTGTGCTCGATGCCGGCATCCTCGACTGGCTGAGCGACTACCAGGACCTGTGGTCGGCGCTGCTGTACGTGCTGGCGGGCCAGTACGAGCATGCCGGCACGCTTGGAGAGCTGGTCGTCAAGGCTGACCAGGCATCGGTGGCCCTGGCGCTCGGCGGTGATCCGGCCAGGGCGATGGCGGCGCCGAAGCATGCGTTGCAGCGCAAGCTGCTGGATGGCCTGCGCTACCTGCTGCGCGAGGAATTCAAGCTGAACCAGCCCGGCGGCCCGTCGGATGGATGGCTGACCCCGGAGGCACTCTGGCTCGTCAGCAAGACGGTCAGCGACAAGCTGCGCGCGCACCTCCTGTCGCAGGGCATCGAAGGCATTCCATCGAACAACACCGCCGTCTTCACGGTGCTCCAGGACCATGGGATCGTGCAGCCCGCCCCGGATGGGAAGGCGATCTGGCGGGCCACCGTCACGAGCGGCACCGGCTGGTCGCACAGCTTTACCTTCCTGCGCCTGTCGCCGGCCTTGATCTGGGAGTCCGGCGAGCGTCCCGCACCGTTCGCCGGCACGGTCACGACGGAAGAGGCCCTCCCTGGCGATGAGGCAGCGCCGGCCTCCGCCGGCATCCCGGCCACCTCACCGTCCCCTGGGGTGGCGGATTCCCCGGCCGGGATCGCGGACCCGGTCTCCGATCTGCTGTCGATGCTTGATGCGTCCGACGCAGCCACCACCAGTGCATCGTCCGCCAGCGCGGAACCGCCATCACCATCCGCCGCCGCAACTGCGGTGACTCATTTGTCGCCGACCAGTCCTGCCACCATGCCGGCTCCCACCAAGGCCACGCCGTCCGGGGAAGACTTCATTGCCTGGCTCAAGCAAGGCATCGAATCGCGCAAGCTCATCATCAACGATGCGAACGCACTGGTGCATACCGTCGATGGCACGGCGTACCTGGTCAGCCCCGGCGTTTTCCAGCGCTACGTGCAGGAACATCCGGAGATCCAGGTGCTGGCCCGGCAGGACAATCTGCACGACTGGCAATGGGTGCAGAAGCGCTTCGAGAAGCTGGGACTGCACCGCAAACAGGACAGCGGCCTGAACATCTGGACCTGCGAAGTCACCGGGCCGCGCAAGTCGCGGCGGTTGCACGGCTATCTGTTGGCGACGCCTTCGACATTGTTCGCGGAAGTCCCGCCGGACAACCCCTACCTGTCCCTGACGCGGAGCTAGCAGCACGAAAGGCGCCAGCGCGCCTCATGGTGATCGGCGACACAGCGCACGCAGCACGCTTGCCAGCTTCTTGACAGCGATCTCCAGTTCATGGGGTGCATGGGCAGCAAATCCCATGAGGAAACCGGCCCCATCCCTGCCCGATGCATGGCGGCGCGATGCATGCAGCGCGGTCAGCCCCAGCAGGTCGATGCCGACCCGCCGTGCCGATTCCACCGCCTCGCGCTCGGGAATGTCGCGGATGAACACGCAAGGCATCTGCATCCCGCCAGCGGGCACCCTGGGCTCCACGAAGTCGGCCAGGTGCTGGCGCACCAGCTGCGCCAGCACATCGCGGCGTTCCGCATAGACGGCCCGCATGGTTCGCACATGGGCTCCGAAATGCCCACCCTCGATGAAGCGAGCCAGGGTGAGCTGCGGGATCGGTGCGCTGTGCCCATCCAGCAGGGTGCGGGCCACGGTCATGGGCGACACCAGAGCCTCCGGCAGCACCATGTAGCCGATGCGCAGGCCGGGGAACAGCGACTTGGTGAAGGTGCCGATGTAGATCGTGCGGCCGTGGGGGTCGAGCCCCTGTACGCATGCGGTGGGCTTGCCTTCGTAGTGGAATTCGCTGTCGTAGTCGTCCTCGATGATCCAAGCCTGGTGCTGGCGGGCCCATTCGATGACGGCCAGGCGCCGGTTCAACGCCAGCGTAGCCCCGGTTGGGAACTGGTGCGAGGGCGTCAGGAACACCACCCGGGCGGCATTGCAAGGGGTCTGCGCCTTTGCCAGCAGGTGCGCTATCTGCATGCCTTGGTCATCCATCGGCACGGGCACGCAATCCAACCCGGCGGCGTCAAATGCCTTGCGCGCCCCGTGGTACACGGGGTCTTCGATGAAGATGCGCTCGCCAGCATCGAGCAGCACGGTGGCGCACAGGGTCATGGCCTGTTGGGAACTGGTCAGCACCAGCACGCGCTCGGGTGTGGCCTGCGCGCCTCGTTCGAGGTTGACGTAGGCGGCAATGGCGCGTCGCAACGGCTCCATGCCCTGCGGTGGGCTGTGCAGCAGCGCCAGGGTGCCGTACTCCTTCAACACCTGCCGCTGCAAGCGCTCCCAGGTTGGCAGCGGAAAGCTGCGCGTCTCCGGCACGCCGGGCGCGAAGGGGCGCGACATCAGGAAGTCGCGCACGCCGCCGCCCTGGAGCATGGCATCGCCGCGCCGGCTCAGGCGCAGGGGTGCGTTGCGATCCACGCTCGTGCGCCGTGGTCTGCCGCGCCCGGGCAGCCACCGGGCCTGCTCGGACACGAAGCTGCCACTGCCGACCCGCCGCTCAATGAAACCTTCGGCGTGCAACTGGCCATAGGCCGACTCCACCGTGTCGCGGGACACCCCCAGCGACTTCGCCAACGCGCGCGACGCGGGCAGGGGGCGGCCTACATCGAGCGCGCCATCCAGGATCAACTGGCGAATGGCCCGCTGTACCCGTGCATGCAGGGGCAAGGCGCCGTGCGCGGGGTCGCCGAGCCAGGCTTTGACGGATTCAAGTTGGGCATGCTTGAACAATTGGTAGGTACTTCATCTGGAAATTGGTAGGGAACATCATGCCATTACAAGTCTATCGTCTCATGGTCATTTCATCCCCATGCCAGGAGCCCAATTCAGATCATGCCGTCGGATCCTTCAGCTTCGCCCGTTCGTTGGAACGATCTCACCCATCCCGTCGTGGCCGGACTGATTTCGGTCATCGTCAACTATGGCGGCACTTTCATCCTGGTGTTCCAGGCAGCCAAGGTCGCGGGCCTGAGCCCGGAGCTGACGGCCTCGTGGGTGTGGTCGATTTCCATTGGCGTGGGCGTGACAGGCATCATTTTGAGCTGGGTATCCCGCGAACCGATCATCACCGCCTGGTCCACGCCGGCAGCGGCGTTTCTGGTCACAGCACTGGCAACCACACCTTATGCCGAGGCCGTCGGGGCATACCTGATCTCGGCTGCCGCCTTTGTGCTGCTGGGCCTGTCGGGTTGGTTCGAGCGCGTTATCCGTTTGATACCGCCAGGCGTGGCTGCCGGGCTGCTGGCCGGCATCCTGCTGCAATTCGGCACTGGCGCCTTCGGCGGCTTGAGCGTCGATCCGCTGCTGGCGGGACTGCTGATCGCCGCCTATCTGGTGTTCAAGCGCTTTTCCGCGCGCTATGCGGTGGTGGGCATCCTGGTGCTGGGATTGGTATTCCTGCTGGCGCAGGGCCGCGTCGATCTGTCGGGACTGAGCCTGAAACTGGCCGCGCCGGTGTTCACCATGCCCGCGTTCTCGCTCAACGCCTTGTTGAGCGTGGCGTTGCCGCTGTTCCTCATTACCCTGACCGGGCAGTACATGCCGGGCATGCTGGTATTGCGCAATGACGGCTTCAAGACCAGCGCCAACCCCATCGTGACCATCACGGGCCTGGGTTCGCTGCTGATGGCGCCGTTCGGTTCGCACGCCTTCAACATCGCGGCGATCACCGCCGCCATCTGCACGGGCCGGGAGGCACACGAAGACCCGTCCAGGCGTTGGATCGCGGGGATGGCCGCTGGGGTGTTCTACGTTCTGATCGGCGTGTTCGGGGTGACGTTGGCCGCGGTCTTCATGGCCTTCCCGGCGACCTTCATCACCACGCTGGCGGGCCTGGCCCTGCTGGGGACGATCGGCGGCAGCCTAGCCACCGCCATGTCCGATGCCAGGACCCGGGAAGCCTCACTGATCACGTTTCTGGCGGCCGCCGCCAACATCACCCTGCTGGGCATTGGCGGGGCGTTCTGGGGGTTGGTGCTAGGGCTGGCGGCGCATGCTGTGCTCAACGGGCGGGTGCTGCTGCGGGTACGTACATCGGTCATTACGCCTACGCCTGCAAACGAGAGGGTGAAGTGATGACCGAGGCTTTCAACACACGGACTGACGGTTGCGCCAACCGTGCCGAATTCGAGGAATCTCCCATGCAGACGACCGGCCCTCACCTGATGCGCGCCTACGCCCGCCAACCTGTCTCTTTCGTGCGCGGTAACGGCGCGCGGCTCTGGGACGATCAGGGTGTGGAGTACCTAGATGCCATTGCCGGTGTCGCGGTTACCAGCCTGGGTCATGCCCACCCGGAAATCGCGGCCGTCATCGCCGAACAGGCCGGGGCGCTGCTGCACACTTCCAACGTGTTCCGCATCGACTGGCAGGAGCAGTTGGGGGAACGCCTGTGTGCGCTGACCGGGATGGAAAGCGCCTTCTTCTGCAACTCGGGTGCGGAAGCCAACGAAACCGCCCTCAAGTTGGCCAGGCTGCATGCCCATCGCAGGCAGGTGGCACGACCGCAGATCCTAGTCATGGGCAACGCCTTCCATGGCCGCACGCTGGCCACGCTCGCCGCCACAGACAACGCGGCCAACCAGCAGGGTTTCGGGCCGTTGCTGCCTGGCTTTCTGCGTGCTCCCTACGGTGATATCAGCGCGGTACGCCAGGCGGCAGAACAATCCCCGGACATCGTGGCGGTGTTGATCGAATCTGTACAGGGCGAGGGCGGCATTCGGGTGGCCAGTGCCGAATACTTGCGCGAACTGCGCGCTTTATGCGACCAGAGGGACTGGTTGCTGATGCTCGACGAGATCCAGGCCGGCATGGGGCGCACCGGCGCGTGGTTCGGATACGCGCACGCGGGCATCTCACCGGATGTGGTGACCCTGGCGAAAGCGCTGGGCAATGGCTTTCCCATCGGCGCGTGCCTGGCGCGCGGTATTGCGGCAGACCTGTTCTCGCCGGGCCAGCACGGCTCGACCTTCGGCGGCAATCCGCTGGCTTGCCGGGTGGCCTGCACCGTCCTCGACATCATGGCCCGTGACAGGATGCCCGAGCGCGCCATGGTGCTGGGCGCTCGCTTGCTGGTGGGCCTGCGCAAGGCGCTGGCAGGTCACCCGCACGTCCTCGCCATTCGCGGCCTGGGACTGATGGTGGGTATCGAACTGGACCGGCCCTGCAAGGAACTAGTTGGGCGCGCGCTGGCTGAGCAGCGCCTGCTCATCACCGTGACCCGAGACACCGTGATCAGGCTATTGCCACCATTCGTTTGCGACGAGCGTCAGATTGACGACATCGTGGTGCGTGTAACGCGCCTGCTTTCATCGGACCTGGTTGATTGCGAGGTTTGGTCTGTTCCGGCTCAGCCGATGGACATCACCGTATGACGTCCAACCCCAACCGCTATCCGCCCGACCAGGACGCACACCATGTATGACACTTCTGTTGCCCTCGCCGATTTCGACCCGGAACTTGCCCTGGCAGTCCACCACGAAGCGCGCCGTCAGGAGGATCATGTCGAACTGATCGCCTCCGAGAACTACGCGAGCCCTTTGGTGATGGCCATCCAGAATTCGGTGTTCACCAACAAGTACGCCGAGGGTTACCCAGGCAAGCGCTACTACAGCGGCTGCGAGCATGTGGACGTGGCCGAACGCTTAGCCATCGAGCGGCTCAAGGTGCTATTCGACTGTGATTGGGCCAACGTCCAGCCCCATGCCGGCGCCCAGGCCAACGCAGCCGTGTTTCTGGCGCTGGCCAACCCCGGCGATACCGTGATGGGCATGAACTTGGCTCAGGGTGGCCACCTGACCCACGGAAACCCATCCAACTTCTCCGGCCGCCATTACAAGATCGTGCCTTATGGACTCGACCCCCTAACCGGGCTGATTGACTACGACGAGATGGAGCGCATCGCGATGCAGGCACGGCCGAAACTGCTGATCGGCGGCTTCTCCGCCTATTCGCGGCACAAGGACTGGGCACGCATGCGCGCCATCGCCGACAGGGCGGGTGCCATCTTCTGGGTGGACATGGCCCATGTCGCCGGCCTGGTGGCGACAGGCGAGTATCCTGACCCGTTGCCCCACGCTCACGTGGTCACCAGCACCACCCATAAGACCCTGCGCGGCCCGCGTGGCGGTATCATTCTCTCGAAAGGGCAGGACGAGGGCCTTTACAGAAAGCTCGACTCCGCCGTATTCCCCGGCGTCCAGGGCGGGCCGCTGATGCATGTTATCGCCGCCAAGGCGGTGGCGTTCAAGGAGGCGCTGCAACCTGCATTCAAGGCCTACCAGCGCCAGGTGGTGGCGAACGCTCGCGCCATGGCCGCCGTGATCCAGCAGCGCGGCCACAAAATCGTTTCGGGCGGTACCGACAATCACCTGATGCTGATCGACCTGTCCGCCAGGCCCTACACCGGTAAGGATGCGGACGCGGCGCTGGCCGATGCCTGGATCACCACCAACAAGAACAGCGTGCCGGGCGACCCGCGTTCGCCGTTTGTGACCTCTGGCGTGCGCATCGGCACGCCCGCCGTGACCACGCGCGGCTTCGGCGTGGCCGAGTGCGAGGAACTGGCCGGCTGGTTGTGCGACGTGCTGGATGCATTGGAAACCGGTGGTGTTGGATTAATTGCCGTGCGGGATCGAGTAAGACAGCAGGTGGCGGATCTGTGCCGTCGCCATCCCGTCTATCGATAGGTAATCACTGACGGCAATGCGGCGCCTGCGTACTACCTCGTTGTAGGTGAGAGACGCAACGCCGACCTAGACAGCGTCTTCCTGTTTTTCGGACAGTTGCGCCTCGGTCGCAGCCATCAGTGCCGCGGCCGAGCAACCCAGCCCCTTCGCGATCCGCAGGATCAACACTAGCGTGGGCATGTGCTCGCCGCGCTCGATCTTGCCCATGTGCGATCGCGCGATACCCGCCTGTTCCGCCAGCACCTCCTGCGCCAGCGCCTTCGCGGACCGTGCCTCGCGCACGGCAACGCCGAAAGCGCGCGCTGGCTCGCTTTCATAGGTTCTTGTTCCCGCAGGTCTCCCGCGTTGCACTGATCGCTTCTGCATCAACAGAAGCGTCACGTTTCACTCGAATTTAAACCACGTTAAACTTATCTCATTGACCGATGGCACGCGGTTTTTTCCAGTGTCGGCGTTGTGCGGGTGACACGATGATCGCTTCCGATCCTTTGAACATTGCCCTGTCGGACTGCCTGGCCTATCCCAGGTTGTCGGTACCGATGGCGGTACACCGTCGGCGCTATCCGGACAACCCGATTCGTCTTCACGAAGAGCGCTTGGAGGATCAGCATCGAGGACTGCTCGCGGGGGCTTTCGAGGCGGGCCTCTGCCAGTCGCCCACAGCCCCTGAAGGCATCGATGTCCGCCCCGTCTGGCGCGATGCGCTGGCGCTGGCCGTGTCGGCCCATCACCCCTTGCTGGCCTTCGCGTCAGTGTCCCTAGATCAGGCGGCCGACTACCCTTGGATCGCCCTGGATGGCCGTGGCTGTGTGGGCTACTGCAGGCAAATCGACTCACTGCTGACGGCAGCCAGCGTCGTCCCCTCGGCCGTCACGACGGCCACGTCGTTCGGGTTGATGATGACCTTGGTGGCCGCCGGCTACGGCGTCTGCCTGGCACCCGCCGCCCGCATCGAGGGTCATCGTTCCCTTGGCGTTGTCCAGCGTCCCTTGCAAGAGGGCGCGCTGACGCTCACCACGTACTTCCTGAGCCGTCGAAATACGGACAGCACCCGCCTGGAGCCGTTCTTCCAAGCGCTCCTGGCAAGCGCCTGACCGAACTTCGGCGCGCCCCTGGCTTGATCAGTCTCCGGGCGCCACTTCGGCGGCATCGGCAGCGACGGCTTCGCGCACCAGCCGCTGCACGCTTTGCCGGACCTGCTCAGGGAACTCTGTCGTCACGACTGGCTCGCTCGCCTGCATGCACTGTGCGGCCACCAGCCGCGCGGCAAGGTGCAGGTTCGTTGGGTTGACGGCTTCGATGGCCGGCCGTGTCCCGAGAGCCTCGTACGAGCGCAGGAGTGCGTGGTAGATGTCCCAGGTGTCGACGCCCCGTGGCAGTTGCTTCAGGACAGACTGGACCAGCCTGCGCTTGAGCGGATCGAGCTGCCAGTCTGGCACGCGCTGCCCGCGGTGCCCCATGTGGATCGACAGCAGGTTGCCGGCCTGGATCTCGTAGGTGATCCAGCGGCGCGACTTGCCCGCGAGCTTGGCGTAGTCCGCCACCGAGAGGTTGTGCGGCGCCTCGAAGGTCTCCAGCACCTGCAGGCGTCCGCGCTGCACCTCCGACAGGCGCGGCCGCGCGTACTCGGGCATGCGCACGGCCGACAGCCGCTGCACCGATGCCGGCGCTTCGGGTTGGTTGGACGTCGGCGCGGTCACGATCAGCTGCGGCGCGGTGAGGTCGACCACCGGCGGCTGCACGGCCGCCTGGCCGGCGATGGTCGGCAGGCCCTGGAGCGTGATGGTCAGATGCCGGCTGGCAACCTCGACCTGGTTCTGCTCGAACAGGTCCAGGCGATCAGCCCAGTCCTGCATCATGACGCGGCGTTGCTCGACGTATTCGGCATGGTTGTAGGTCGCGCTGATCTTGTCTGGATCGGCATGCGATAGCTGGGCATCCACCCATTTCTTCGGGTAGCCGAGTTCGTTCAGCGCCGTCGAGATCGTCGCCCGGATGCCATGCCCCGTGAGCTGGTCCTCGTAGCCCATGCGCTTGAGCGCGGCGTTGAGCGTGTTCTCGCTGATCGGGTTCTTCAGGCACCAGTCGCCTGGGATGAGATGGACCTGGGCAGGCTTGCATTGGTCCAACAGGTGGCGAACGATCTCCTGCGCCTGCACCGACAGCGGCACGATGTAGGGCGGGATGTCGATGAGACGCTTGCGCTTCTTCTTGGTCAGCAGCGCGCGCTGCTTGAGCCTGGCCACCGGGATGACCCACAGGCCCCGGTCGAGGTCGAACTGATTGGGCGTGGCGAAGCGAAGCTCGCCGGTGCGCACACCAGTGAGCATCAGCAGCCGGATGCCCAACTGCGTGTTCAGGCGCCCGCGGTACTTGCGCAGTGTCTGCAGCATAACCGGCAGCTCGTGCATGCGCAGGAACGGGTTGTGTTCGACAGGCGGCAACGGCAGCGCG
The Pseudomonas triclosanedens DNA segment above includes these coding regions:
- the mobH gene encoding MobH family relaxase codes for the protein MLSLFQRKRVPLATAAAPPPAEPAKGLTPPQSAAALLAEPRRQRLLEHIWQRTSLSRRQFRSLYLAPLERYAELVQQFPASEAYHHAWPGGMLDHGLEIVAYALKLRQSHLLPAGASPEAQAAQAEAWTAGTAYAALLHDIGKIAVDLHVEQADGLVWHPWHGPLRQPYRFRYRTDREYRLHGAATGLLYTRVLDAGILDWLSDYQDLWSALLYVLAGQYEHAGTLGELVVKADQASVALALGGDPARAMAAPKHALQRKLLDGLRYLLREEFKLNQPGGPSDGWLTPEALWLVSKTVSDKLRAHLLSQGIEGIPSNNTAVFTVLQDHGIVQPAPDGKAIWRATVTSGTGWSHSFTFLRLSPALIWESGERPAPFAGTVTTEEALPGDEAAPASAGIPATSPSPGVADSPAGIADPVSDLLSMLDASDAATTSASSASAEPPSPSAAATAVTHLSPTSPATMPAPTKATPSGEDFIAWLKQGIESRKLIINDANALVHTVDGTAYLVSPGVFQRYVQEHPEIQVLARQDNLHDWQWVQKRFEKLGLHRKQDSGLNIWTCEVTGPRKSRRLHGYLLATPSTLFAEVPPDNPYLSLTRS
- the pdxR gene encoding MocR-like pyridoxine biosynthesis transcription factor PdxR, producing MFKHAQLESVKAWLGDPAHGALPLHARVQRAIRQLILDGALDVGRPLPASRALAKSLGVSRDTVESAYGQLHAEGFIERRVGSGSFVSEQARWLPGRGRPRRTSVDRNAPLRLSRRGDAMLQGGGVRDFLMSRPFAPGVPETRSFPLPTWERLQRQVLKEYGTLALLHSPPQGMEPLRRAIAAYVNLERGAQATPERVLVLTSSQQAMTLCATVLLDAGERIFIEDPVYHGARKAFDAAGLDCVPVPMDDQGMQIAHLLAKAQTPCNAARVVFLTPSHQFPTGATLALNRRLAVIEWARQHQAWIIEDDYDSEFHYEGKPTACVQGLDPHGRTIYIGTFTKSLFPGLRIGYMVLPEALVSPMTVARTLLDGHSAPIPQLTLARFIEGGHFGAHVRTMRAVYAERRDVLAQLVRQHLADFVEPRVPAGGMQMPCVFIRDIPEREAVESARRVGIDLLGLTALHASRRHASGRDGAGFLMGFAAHAPHELEIAVKKLASVLRALCRRSP
- a CDS encoding benzoate/H(+) symporter BenE family transporter, with translation MPSDPSASPVRWNDLTHPVVAGLISVIVNYGGTFILVFQAAKVAGLSPELTASWVWSISIGVGVTGIILSWVSREPIITAWSTPAAAFLVTALATTPYAEAVGAYLISAAAFVLLGLSGWFERVIRLIPPGVAAGLLAGILLQFGTGAFGGLSVDPLLAGLLIAAYLVFKRFSARYAVVGILVLGLVFLLAQGRVDLSGLSLKLAAPVFTMPAFSLNALLSVALPLFLITLTGQYMPGMLVLRNDGFKTSANPIVTITGLGSLLMAPFGSHAFNIAAITAAICTGREAHEDPSRRWIAGMAAGVFYVLIGVFGVTLAAVFMAFPATFITTLAGLALLGTIGGSLATAMSDARTREASLITFLAAAANITLLGIGGAFWGLVLGLAAHAVLNGRVLLRVRTSVITPTPANERVK
- a CDS encoding aspartate aminotransferase family protein, translated to MQTTGPHLMRAYARQPVSFVRGNGARLWDDQGVEYLDAIAGVAVTSLGHAHPEIAAVIAEQAGALLHTSNVFRIDWQEQLGERLCALTGMESAFFCNSGAEANETALKLARLHAHRRQVARPQILVMGNAFHGRTLATLAATDNAANQQGFGPLLPGFLRAPYGDISAVRQAAEQSPDIVAVLIESVQGEGGIRVASAEYLRELRALCDQRDWLLMLDEIQAGMGRTGAWFGYAHAGISPDVVTLAKALGNGFPIGACLARGIAADLFSPGQHGSTFGGNPLACRVACTVLDIMARDRMPERAMVLGARLLVGLRKALAGHPHVLAIRGLGLMVGIELDRPCKELVGRALAEQRLLITVTRDTVIRLLPPFVCDERQIDDIVVRVTRLLSSDLVDCEVWSVPAQPMDITV
- the glyA gene encoding serine hydroxymethyltransferase, which codes for MYDTSVALADFDPELALAVHHEARRQEDHVELIASENYASPLVMAIQNSVFTNKYAEGYPGKRYYSGCEHVDVAERLAIERLKVLFDCDWANVQPHAGAQANAAVFLALANPGDTVMGMNLAQGGHLTHGNPSNFSGRHYKIVPYGLDPLTGLIDYDEMERIAMQARPKLLIGGFSAYSRHKDWARMRAIADRAGAIFWVDMAHVAGLVATGEYPDPLPHAHVVTSTTHKTLRGPRGGIILSKGQDEGLYRKLDSAVFPGVQGGPLMHVIAAKAVAFKEALQPAFKAYQRQVVANARAMAAVIQQRGHKIVSGGTDNHLMLIDLSARPYTGKDADAALADAWITTNKNSVPGDPRSPFVTSGVRIGTPAVTTRGFGVAECEELAGWLCDVLDALETGGVGLIAVRDRVRQQVADLCRRHPVYR
- a CDS encoding helix-turn-helix domain-containing protein, with amino-acid sequence MQKRSVQRGRPAGTRTYESEPARAFGVAVREARSAKALAQEVLAEQAGIARSHMGKIERGEHMPTLVLILRIAKGLGCSAAALMAATEAQLSEKQEDAV
- a CDS encoding LysR family substrate-binding domain-containing protein; this translates as MIASDPLNIALSDCLAYPRLSVPMAVHRRRYPDNPIRLHEERLEDQHRGLLAGAFEAGLCQSPTAPEGIDVRPVWRDALALAVSAHHPLLAFASVSLDQAADYPWIALDGRGCVGYCRQIDSLLTAASVVPSAVTTATSFGLMMTLVAAGYGVCLAPAARIEGHRSLGVVQRPLQEGALTLTTYFLSRRNTDSTRLEPFFQALLASA
- a CDS encoding tyrosine-type recombinase/integrase; translated protein: MLSDLMARQAKSTGKPYALADFDGLYLYVSAIGTKAWHFRYSWFGKRERITLGNYPALSLKDARALRDEARSLLAKGVNPHSERKRKRHAIVLAGEHTFMAVYEQWLAHRRLSLEEGRQTSLEQIGRVFKKDVFPSLRHLTIYEITRAHLLDIIGKVEKRGSLSVAEKLRTWFTQLFTYATVAIPNMGDNPSRDLEVVALPLPPVEHNPFLRMHELPVMLQTLRKYRGRLNTQLGIRLLMLTGVRTGELRFATPNQFDLDRGLWVIPVARLKQRALLTKKKRKRLIDIPPYIVPLSVQAQEIVRHLLDQCKPAQVHLIPGDWCLKNPISENTLNAALKRMGYEDQLTGHGIRATISTALNELGYPKKWVDAQLSHADPDKISATYNHAEYVEQRRVMMQDWADRLDLFEQNQVEVASRHLTITLQGLPTIAGQAAVQPPVVDLTAPQLIVTAPTSNQPEAPASVQRLSAVRMPEYARPRLSEVQRGRLQVLETFEAPHNLSVADYAKLAGKSRRWITYEIQAGNLLSIHMGHRGQRVPDWQLDPLKRRLVQSVLKQLPRGVDTWDIYHALLRSYEALGTRPAIEAVNPTNLHLAARLVAAQCMQASEPVVTTEFPEQVRQSVQRLVREAVAADAAEVAPGD